A stretch of the Marivirga tractuosa DSM 4126 genome encodes the following:
- a CDS encoding rhodanese-like domain-containing protein, with product MKDSNRTIIDVRSEGEFAMGHAQDALNIPLNEVEARAEEIAKIEGEIILCCASGNRSGMAQQILQSKGIDCHNGGSWFAAENYAMAL from the coding sequence ATGAAAGATTCAAATAGAACAATAATTGACGTAAGGTCAGAAGGAGAATTTGCAATGGGACATGCACAAGATGCACTCAATATCCCTTTAAATGAAGTAGAAGCTAGAGCTGAAGAAATTGCGAAAATAGAGGGAGAAATTATTTTGTGCTGCGCTTCAGGAAACAGAAGTGGAATGGCACAACAAATTTTACAATCAAAAGGAATTGATTGCCATAATGGAGGTTCTTGGTTTGCAGCAGAAAATTATGCAATGGCCTTATGA
- a CDS encoding sensor histidine kinase produces MKDLLTSDILTKTFDGLPTGVGIFHVPDLDDIESVRYVYMNNVILYEMRKNREEVFGKRIMEVAPEAYEHEGGLAVIETYRKVAAEGGNVDLGLVEYSNHMVAGIYECSVHFIKPHYVYVMLRNVTELEKAKNELEIKNQELSRFAYMASHDLKEPLRTISSLVQILEIKYKGKLDAESDKIIDYISQASIRLKDLIDALLDYSNIGKGKMKKEIDCNEIIEVIKEDLAVVIKETNTIINTTDLPVLLGLEAELRMLFQNLISNGIKFSKAETSPIINISASHENGWTFKVEDNGIGIDPKYKEKIFSIFERLHTKEEYEGAGIGLAHCKKVVELHNGRIWVESTPGIGSSFYFSISES; encoded by the coding sequence ATGAAAGACTTATTGACTTCAGATATCCTGACAAAAACCTTTGACGGTTTACCAACCGGGGTGGGCATTTTTCATGTTCCCGATTTAGATGATATAGAAAGTGTAAGATATGTGTACATGAATAATGTCATTTTGTATGAAATGAGGAAGAATCGAGAGGAGGTTTTTGGCAAACGAATTATGGAAGTTGCCCCCGAAGCTTACGAACACGAGGGAGGTTTAGCAGTGATTGAAACTTATAGAAAGGTAGCTGCTGAGGGAGGAAATGTCGATCTGGGGTTGGTAGAGTATTCTAATCATATGGTGGCAGGAATTTACGAATGCTCCGTGCATTTCATCAAACCTCATTACGTTTATGTGATGCTAAGAAATGTAACGGAACTGGAGAAGGCGAAAAATGAGCTCGAAATTAAAAATCAAGAATTAAGTCGATTTGCTTATATGGCCTCTCATGATTTGAAAGAGCCTTTACGGACGATTTCAAGTCTTGTGCAAATTCTTGAAATCAAATATAAAGGTAAGCTAGATGCGGAGTCTGATAAGATTATTGATTATATATCTCAAGCCTCAATTCGACTAAAAGATTTAATTGACGCTTTGTTGGACTATAGCAATATTGGAAAGGGTAAAATGAAAAAAGAAATTGATTGCAATGAAATAATTGAAGTCATTAAAGAAGATTTGGCTGTAGTCATAAAAGAAACTAATACCATTATTAATACCACTGATTTACCAGTACTTTTGGGATTGGAGGCTGAATTGAGAATGCTCTTCCAAAATCTTATAAGCAATGGAATCAAATTCAGTAAAGCCGAAACTAGCCCAATCATCAATATTTCTGCAAGTCATGAAAACGGATGGACTTTCAAAGTTGAAGATAATGGTATTGGAATTGATCCTAAATATAAGGAAAAGATATTCAGTATTTTTGAACGTCTGCATACCAAAGAAGAATATGAAGGAGCAGGAATTGGATTAGCTCATTGTAAGAAAGTTGTGGAATTGCATAATGGTCGAATATGGGTTGAATCTACTCCAGGCATCGGAAGTTCATTTTATTTTTCAATCTCTGAATCATGA
- a CDS encoding DUF4293 domain-containing protein translates to MIQRIQTIFLLIVGLAMLVFLFAPLWQKVDTNSGASYTLTAFYLETVTSPEEGVKNEFMPYVIPGILGLLSVCIAFISIGMYKKRMRQIMLSTLNSLLIGTALGLSAYWSTQAEGELLAGIQGSYSYGLFLPAIALVFNSLAVRFIRKDERLVRSMDRIR, encoded by the coding sequence ATGATTCAAAGAATTCAAACCATATTTTTATTAATTGTAGGATTAGCTATGTTGGTATTTTTATTTGCTCCTTTATGGCAAAAAGTCGATACCAATTCAGGTGCATCTTACACTTTAACCGCTTTTTACTTAGAAACCGTCACTTCTCCTGAAGAAGGCGTGAAAAATGAATTTATGCCTTATGTTATCCCTGGAATCCTGGGGCTTCTGTCTGTTTGCATAGCTTTTATTTCTATTGGAATGTACAAAAAGAGAATGCGTCAAATCATGTTATCAACGCTGAACTCTCTTTTAATCGGTACCGCTTTAGGGCTTTCGGCATACTGGTCAACTCAGGCTGAGGGTGAATTATTAGCAGGTATTCAGGGATCTTACAGCTATGGATTATTTTTGCCTGCCATTGCTTTGGTATTTAATTCACTGGCAGTCCGCTTCATCAGAAAAGATGAAAGATTGGTAAGGTCTATGGATAGAATACGGTAA
- a CDS encoding rhodanese-like domain-containing protein, with protein sequence MSFLRKLFGLGPAVDWKALADEGAIILDVRTKGEFQGGHIKNALNIPVDSISSNLSKLKSKDKPIITCCASGMRSGTAKSILKSKGYEKVYNGGAWTSLNRKIA encoded by the coding sequence ATGAGTTTCTTAAGAAAATTATTCGGATTAGGCCCAGCTGTGGACTGGAAAGCATTGGCAGATGAAGGAGCTATCATTTTAGATGTGAGAACAAAAGGAGAATTTCAAGGAGGGCATATCAAAAATGCTTTGAATATTCCTGTAGATAGCATTTCCTCTAATTTATCCAAATTGAAAAGTAAAGATAAGCCTATAATTACTTGCTGTGCTTCGGGAATGAGAAGCGGCACTGCCAAGAGTATTTTAAAATCAAAGGGCTATGAAAAAGTGTATAATGGTGGGGCTTGGACTTCACTCAATAGAAAAATAGCATGA
- a CDS encoding class I SAM-dependent methyltransferase, with product MKEFWNERYAKNEFIYGTEPNEFLREELENLPIGKIILPCDGEGRNAVFAAKLGWQVSAFDYSSSAKEKAVALAKQERVSPHYEVADIHEKEFKENSADVVALIYAHFPAELRKIAHQKAVKWLKPGGKLIL from the coding sequence ATGAAAGAATTTTGGAATGAAAGGTATGCGAAAAATGAATTCATTTATGGTACGGAACCCAATGAATTTCTTCGTGAAGAATTAGAAAATTTACCAATAGGTAAAATTATTTTGCCCTGTGACGGAGAAGGTAGAAATGCTGTTTTTGCAGCCAAATTAGGGTGGCAGGTTAGTGCTTTTGATTATAGTTCTTCAGCTAAGGAAAAAGCTGTCGCTTTAGCCAAACAGGAAAGAGTAAGTCCACATTATGAAGTTGCTGATATTCACGAAAAGGAATTCAAAGAAAATTCAGCAGATGTGGTAGCACTCATTTATGCTCATTTCCCTGCTGAATTAAGAAAAATTGCTCATCAGAAAGCAGTAAAATGGCTGAAGCCAGGAGGAAAACTTATTTTGTAA